A window of Mangifera indica cultivar Alphonso chromosome 13, CATAS_Mindica_2.1, whole genome shotgun sequence contains these coding sequences:
- the LOC123194950 gene encoding uncharacterized protein LOC123194950, with translation MASHMVLGLVDILRDALKIFYRNGKLMASFTLFTLSLFSLLYLFNIFSMKPLLTKWITDQSLLLFTSPNTPEYANLLVAAHKDMRVFIGTEWILLLITSFMSFFFSTATIFASATTHNGKKFSLKDLFFTTAGSLKRPFLTLLYITLFGVGYIFLALFLLLPLMMSFQSTFAWKVLYVLLWVSAAAFYGYLAVVWTLALVVSVLEESYGIEALEKAANIVKGMEMHGFLVNIAITILSFIVLEGFRLVNFKDFGGVEVIIGLLILNSLWLVKMFGLMAYTVLYYQCKKTNGEEVELNGDLEYRKTPSLPFINENIP, from the coding sequence atGGCATCACATATGGTTCTTGGTTTGGTGGATATTCTCAGAGATGCCCTCAAAATCTTCTACAGAAATGGGAAGCTCATGGCCTCTTTCACCTTATTCACCCTCTCACTTTTCTCTCTCCTTTACTTGTTCAATATTTTCTCTATGAAACCATTGCTCACAAAATGGATAACTGACCAAAGCCTCCTCCTTTTCACCAGCCCCAACACCCCGGAATATGCTAACCTTCTTGTTGCAGCACATAAGGACATGAGAGTATTTATTGGTACTGAATGGATTCTCCTTCTCATCACCTCCTTCATGTCCTTCTTCTTCTCAACAGCCACAATCTTTGCATCAGCAACAACACATAATGGCAAAAAATTCTCTTTAAAGGACTTGTTTTTTACCACAGCAGGTTCATTAAAGAGACCATTTCTTACTTTGCTTTACATAACTCTCTTCGGTGTTGGCTACATTTTCCTTGCATTGTTTCTTCTGCTTCCTCTCATGATGAGTTTTCAAAGTACTTTTGCTTGGAaagttttatatgttttgcTATGGGTTTCGGCTGCAGCTTTCTATGGTTACTTGGCTGTTGTATGGACTTTAGCTCTTGTGGTTTCAGTGCTTGAAGAAAGCTATGGAATTGAGGCCCTTGAGAAGGCTGCAAATATTGTTAAAGGCATGGAAATGCATGGATTTCTCGTTAATATTGCAATCACAATTCTGTCTTTTATTGTGCTAGAAGGGTTTAGATTGGTGAATTTCAAAGATTTTGGAGGAGTTGAAGTGATAATTGGATTGCTTATTTTGAATTCTCTCTGGCTTGTTAAGATGTTTGGGTTGATGGCTTATACAGTCTTGTACTATCAGTGCAAGAAAACTAATGGAGAAGAGGTTGAATTGAATGGGGACCTGGAATATAGAAAAACACCCAGTTTGCCttttatcaatgaaaatatcccttga